The following proteins are encoded in a genomic region of Rubrobacter xylanophilus DSM 9941:
- the hisD gene encoding histidinol dehydrogenase, which produces MAARLDARGLDAREVVRRLRRPRGFLSREVRAAVRQVVEEVRERGDEALLEYGERFDGVRPDPLRVPREEIERARAALPGELAEAFRTAIENVRRFHERELDRSWELERGGARLGQRVRPLRRAGIYVPGGHGAYPSTLVMTAVPAQVAGVEELCVCTPPGPDGRANPRLLAVAGLLGIGEVYAAGGAQAVAAMAFGTESVPRVDKIVGPGNDYVTAAKLEVFGEVGVDAPQGPSELVVVADGSARPERVALDLMAQAEHLSGATSVLLTPSGALASGVEPLLSGRPSEHITLVLVRDLEQALEISNLYAPEHVHLNCEGAGAALERVEAAGLVAVGDLSPVALSDYAAGPSHALPTGGTARWASALGTHDFLTRINHMRFSREALRELGPHVERLARMEGFENHAASVAARREKEEG; this is translated from the coding sequence TTGGCGGCTAGGCTGGACGCCCGCGGGCTGGATGCCCGGGAGGTGGTCCGGAGGCTGCGGCGCCCGAGGGGCTTCCTCTCCCGGGAGGTGCGCGCGGCGGTCCGGCAGGTGGTGGAGGAGGTCCGGGAGAGGGGGGACGAGGCCCTCCTGGAGTACGGCGAGCGCTTCGACGGGGTGCGCCCGGACCCCCTCCGGGTCCCCCGGGAGGAGATAGAGAGGGCCCGCGCGGCCCTGCCGGGGGAGCTCGCGGAGGCCTTCCGGACCGCCATAGAGAACGTCCGCCGCTTCCACGAGCGGGAGCTGGACCGCTCCTGGGAGCTGGAGCGCGGCGGAGCGCGCCTCGGCCAGCGGGTGCGGCCGCTGCGGAGGGCCGGGATCTACGTCCCCGGCGGCCACGGGGCCTACCCGAGCACCCTGGTCATGACCGCCGTCCCGGCGCAGGTGGCGGGGGTGGAGGAGCTGTGCGTCTGCACCCCGCCCGGCCCCGACGGGCGGGCGAACCCCCGGCTGCTCGCGGTGGCCGGGCTTCTGGGGATCGGGGAGGTCTACGCGGCGGGCGGGGCCCAGGCGGTGGCGGCGATGGCCTTCGGCACCGAGAGCGTCCCGCGGGTGGACAAGATCGTGGGCCCCGGCAACGACTACGTGACCGCCGCCAAGCTGGAGGTCTTCGGCGAGGTGGGCGTGGACGCCCCCCAGGGCCCGAGCGAGCTCGTGGTTGTCGCCGACGGCTCCGCCCGCCCGGAGCGGGTGGCGCTTGACCTCATGGCCCAGGCCGAGCACCTCTCCGGCGCCACCTCGGTGCTCCTCACCCCGAGCGGGGCGCTCGCGAGCGGCGTGGAGCCCCTGCTCTCCGGCAGGCCCTCCGAGCACATAACCCTCGTGCTGGTGCGCGACCTGGAGCAGGCGCTGGAGATCTCCAACCTCTACGCCCCGGAGCACGTGCACCTGAACTGCGAGGGGGCCGGGGCGGCGCTGGAGCGGGTGGAGGCTGCGGGGCTCGTGGCCGTCGGGGACCTCAGCCCCGTGGCCCTCTCCGACTACGCCGCCGGCCCCTCCCACGCCCTGCCCACCGGCGGGACCGCCCGCTGGGCCTCCGCCCTCGGGACCCACGACTTCCTCACCCGCATAAACCACATGCGCTTCTCCCGGGAGGCGCTCCGGGAGCTCGGGCCGCACGTGGAGCGGCTCGCCCGCATGGAGGGCTTCGAGAACCACGCCGCGAGCGTCGCGGCGCGCAGAGAGAAGGAGGAGGGGTGA
- the hisB gene encoding imidazoleglycerol-phosphate dehydratase HisB: protein MARVGELERKTGETFVRVRLEVDGEGRADVSTGVGFLDHLLHLLAHHSGMDLEVRAEGDTWVDDHHTVEDTGLVLGRALDQALGDRSDLVRFADASVPLIEALSTAAVDLGGRSHLTCNTGPLPEKIGTFDTELFPEFLRAFTQYGRFTLHLNCHYGHNAHHKVESGVKALAVALRAAVSRRSSGTASTKGVVD from the coding sequence ATGGCGCGGGTCGGCGAGCTGGAGCGCAAGACCGGCGAGACCTTCGTGCGGGTGCGGCTGGAGGTCGACGGGGAGGGGCGGGCGGACGTCTCCACCGGGGTGGGCTTTCTCGACCACCTCCTGCACCTGCTCGCCCACCACTCCGGGATGGACCTGGAGGTCAGGGCCGAGGGCGACACCTGGGTCGACGACCACCACACCGTCGAGGACACCGGGCTCGTGCTCGGGCGGGCCTTGGACCAGGCGCTCGGGGACCGCTCGGACCTGGTGCGCTTCGCCGACGCCAGCGTCCCGCTCATCGAGGCGCTCTCCACCGCCGCGGTGGACCTCGGGGGGCGCAGCCACCTCACCTGCAACACGGGCCCGCTGCCCGAGAAGATAGGCACCTTCGACACCGAGCTCTTCCCGGAGTTCCTGCGGGCCTTCACCCAGTACGGCCGGTTCACGCTGCACCTCAACTGCCACTACGGGCACAACGCCCACCACAAGGTGGAGTCCGGGGTGAAGGCGCTCGCGGTCGCTCTGCGCGCCGCCGTCTCCCGCCGCTCCTCGGGCACCGCCTCCACGAAGGGGGTCGTGGATTGA
- the hisH gene encoding imidazole glycerol phosphate synthase subunit HisH produces the protein MRVAVVDYGAGNTLSVTRALQRAGAEVELTPDPARVLAAGAVVLPGVGAFGDCVRKLAERGLDEACREHVGRGGPLLGVCVGLQVLFEGSEESPGAEGLGLLPGRVVRFSGEGLRVPHMGWNTLRVLRGHPVLEGLDGEAFYFVHSYHPEPAEPADLLATSSYGGEFCAAAGRGNLVAVQFHPEKSSRAGLRLYENFLRWARGAS, from the coding sequence TTGAGGGTCGCGGTGGTGGACTACGGCGCGGGCAACACCCTCTCGGTCACCCGCGCCCTGCAGAGGGCCGGGGCGGAGGTGGAGCTCACCCCGGACCCGGCGCGGGTGCTCGCCGCCGGGGCCGTGGTGCTGCCGGGGGTGGGGGCCTTCGGGGACTGCGTGCGGAAGCTCGCCGAGCGGGGGCTGGACGAGGCCTGCCGGGAGCACGTGGGGCGCGGCGGCCCCCTCTTGGGGGTGTGCGTGGGGCTGCAGGTGCTCTTCGAGGGTTCGGAGGAGTCGCCGGGGGCGGAGGGGCTCGGCCTCCTGCCCGGGAGGGTGGTGCGGTTCTCCGGGGAGGGGTTGCGGGTGCCGCACATGGGCTGGAACACCCTCCGGGTGCTCAGGGGGCACCCGGTCCTGGAGGGGCTCGACGGCGAGGCCTTCTACTTCGTCCACTCCTACCACCCCGAGCCCGCCGAGCCCGCGGACCTCTTGGCGACCTCCTCCTACGGCGGGGAGTTCTGCGCCGCGGCCGGGCGGGGGAACCTGGTGGCCGTGCAGTTCCACCCGGAGAAGAGCAGCCGGGCGGGGCTCCGCCTCTACGAGAACTTCCTGAGGTGGGCGCGTGGGGCCTCGTGA
- the hisA gene encoding 1-(5-phosphoribosyl)-5-[(5-phosphoribosylamino)methylideneamino]imidazole-4-carboxamide isomerase, which yields MGPREPFVVFPAIDLKGGRCVRLRQGDFGRERVYDADPVGRAREWERRGARALHVVDLDGAREGRPVQLALIREIARAAGVPLQVGGGIRTLEDVRAARRAGAARVVVGTAAVADRDFRLRALEELGADLVVAVDAREGVVATHGWQRQSGVGAAELAGELAAEGVRAVLFTDISRDGTGEGAALERTAEVAGIIPTIASGGVRGAGDIRALARTPGVVGAVVGTALYEGQATLEELLAAAGG from the coding sequence GTGGGGCCTCGTGAGCCCTTCGTCGTCTTTCCGGCCATAGACCTCAAGGGGGGGCGCTGCGTCCGCCTCCGGCAGGGGGACTTCGGGCGCGAGCGGGTCTACGACGCCGACCCCGTCGGGAGGGCGCGCGAGTGGGAGCGGCGGGGGGCGCGAGCTTTGCACGTGGTGGACCTGGACGGCGCGAGGGAGGGGCGGCCGGTCCAGCTCGCCCTGATCCGGGAGATCGCCCGCGCCGCCGGGGTTCCGCTGCAGGTGGGCGGGGGCATCCGCACCCTGGAGGACGTCCGGGCGGCGCGGAGGGCCGGGGCGGCGCGGGTGGTGGTCGGGACGGCGGCGGTGGCCGACCGGGACTTCCGGCTGCGGGCGCTGGAGGAGCTCGGCGCGGACCTGGTGGTCGCGGTGGACGCCCGGGAGGGGGTGGTGGCGACCCACGGCTGGCAGAGGCAGAGCGGGGTGGGGGCGGCCGAGCTGGCGGGGGAGCTCGCCGCGGAGGGCGTCCGCGCGGTGCTCTTCACCGACATCTCCCGCGACGGGACGGGGGAGGGGGCGGCGCTGGAGCGGACCGCGGAGGTCGCCGGGATCATCCCCACCATCGCCAGCGGCGGGGTGCGCGGGGCGGGGGACATCCGGGCGCTGGCGCGCACCCCGGGGGTCGTCGGGGCCGTCGTGGGGACCGCCCTCTACGAGGGCCAGGCCACCCTGGAGGAGCTCCTCGCCGCGGCGGGCGGCTGA
- a CDS encoding calcium-binding protein has protein sequence MGRRLGTGLLCVVSVVLLAAGVAAAAVIYGTAGSDAINGTPGKDRIYGLRGDDAINGFGRADRLYGGRGADGINGGPGDDLLVQGPVEEYARDSLNGGRGDDRIRAANSPAVRDVVTCGPGFDRVHADARDLVASDCELVGVAAP, from the coding sequence ATGGGAAGGAGGCTTGGCACCGGGCTGCTGTGCGTGGTGTCGGTGGTGCTCTTGGCGGCGGGGGTGGCCGCGGCGGCGGTGATCTACGGCACCGCCGGGTCCGACGCCATAAACGGCACGCCGGGAAAAGACAGGATCTACGGTCTGCGGGGGGATGACGCCATAAACGGCTTCGGTCGGGCCGACCGGCTCTACGGCGGGCGCGGCGCCGACGGCATAAACGGGGGGCCCGGCGACGACCTGCTCGTCCAGGGGCCCGTCGAGGAGTACGCCCGCGACTCGCTCAACGGCGGGCGGGGCGACGACCGCATCCGGGCGGCCAACTCCCCCGCGGTGCGGGACGTGGTCACCTGCGGCCCCGGCTTCGACAGGGTCCACGCCGACGCGCGCGACCTCGTAGCCTCCGACTGCGAGCTGGTCGGAGTCGCGGCCCCGTAG